The Rutidosis leptorrhynchoides isolate AG116_Rl617_1_P2 unplaced genomic scaffold, CSIRO_AGI_Rlap_v1 contig372, whole genome shotgun sequence genome segment attcctaataaaattctaccaattacTTTTTCCTAATGCTTTTATTCCTAATTAATTTTCTATCCATTATTTTAAAAAACCTTGATAAATTATAATAcactattttttattattttttttaaaaaaatttcctaataaaaattcattatattcttttttcctattcaaacggatatattgttaaaaaaaattattcttaataaataataatatatattatttttaatttttttttttaaattatattcttAATTTAGAACTTTGAGTTTAATTAGATttcaaattataattttaaatctaTGATATTATTTTTCCTATTCTAATTAggaaatcaaaacacaataaaaatatagacctaataaaattataatacactatattGTTTCTAATTTTCTTATTTAACAATTTTTCCTAATTAAAATCCATTATATTCTTTTTTTCTATTCCTAATTGAAACGGACAAATCTTTTTTTTTCTATTCAAATGGACATATTGTtaaaaaaattattcctaatcaaattaaaatatatattatttttttactaaactattattcctaataaaaagtctgctatattttttttctattaGTAATTAAAACAGACATATCTTATTTTTCAAACAAAATAAATTTTTAAATCTAATAGAATTGTagaaataaaatcaaaataattataattgatataaatttaaaataattttttatataatatttgacataaatttaataatatttaatgcaaataattaatatataaatttttatagtatatatttaaattatttatttctaAAGGTACGGACTTTCCGTCCAACGGAGACGGACCCACTGACTAGTATCTTATAAAAGTGGGATCGTGTTGATGATATCAGAAAATTAACGGAAGGGTTTTTAACAGCGCTGATACTAAAAGTATAGGGGttttaaataactatatataaatggaAGAGGGGGATCCAATAATATGAAAAACTTGAGGgttgatttaatttttttttaaatgtacTGACGGAATTCCAACCGATGCATTAACCATTCAATTTTGTCGTGATTGGCGGGAAAAtttaattaattaccctttgaaaTTGAAACTTAACAGATTGGGATAAGTGGTCATCATGTATCCTTTTATATATGTCATATATTCTTGGATGCTTCTAAGATTTTTCGTAAAATTTGTAATGTCACATTCATATAGAACAAGCCAGCACGGATCGAATAGCAAAACGGCCTGATGTGGGTTGATTAATTAATGACTTAATTATGTCAATCCTATAGCATGTCATTTTAGCCGTCCAGCAATGCATTCATGAATCCAATTTGTTAGCACGACCATTTCTCAAAGTCAAacatactataataatattaataataatataataataaagtcAAAGCGATCTCACAATTTGTTTAAGTAAGCTTGTTGGATACATATATCTTAGGAAATGAGTTTCACGCTAATTAATTAGTCCTTCATAACATTAACCCGGCCATATACTCGAATTAATAATTTCCAAGTTCAGGCAGGTCGATTAATTACATGGCCGGATTCGAAAATATTCCAATATTTCGTGTATATACATATGTTTTATCAAATAATTTTTGGATGAGAATTTTTTAACTGTCAGAAATATTTCGAATCAGTCTATATATACGCTATAAAAGATAATATTTTAATCATGCATCCGTTATAAAAGATTATTCAGATGTCTATGAGAAGTTACCTTCCAAAACTTTTTCTTGTCGGATAAattgaaaaaacaaaaaaaatgaaaACTACGTTTTTGGAATTTATAAATTCGGCCTTAAACTTTGTGAACTCCCTTTCGCCAATCGCCACACGCGTGACAACTGCTTAAATTTTGAGTTATCCAttaatcgtatttaatattattcgtTTTAAAATGGATGCAAATTTTTCAATAGAAATAGTAATAACGTGGAAATGATCATACCGTACGTTCGGCGGCCGGTGATAAACGTGTTCCCAAAGATTAATGGTTTCAAGGAACAAAAGTAGTTCAAAATTACTAGCTAGCTACTACGATGTCTTTATTTTATGATGTTGTCTTCTCATTGGTGCACTTCATAGACTGCCATGCATGCTACTTGCTAGGGAAcaaatataacaaattatatgAGGCATAATAATTTTTTAGCTAATTATTTCCCTAATTCACTCTTAATTGTTAGGCAATGAATATTAAAATTGTgaataaaaaaattataattagtTGACCGAAATAATAAGGTATAGACCATATGAATTACATGAATTATTATTAGGTTACATATTTTATAATGTTAATATAATACATTAAATGGAAGATATgattataaaataaagtaaactGTACATTAATTTATAAAAAGACATTTAAAATGGATAAAAATAAATTTACTTCTTCCGTTCAGAATTAATTATCGCGAGTTAGGATTTTATTGAGATTAAGAAATATAATAATCATTATCAAAAAATGACTTAATTAAAATACTCATccacaaattattttaaatattaaaatattgttataattatatatTTGACATTTGAGTGAAAGAGAAGTAGTGGAAAGCATTGTAGAAAAATATGATATGTAATTAATTATGGAtagttaaaaataaaatatatgatAATTAATTTCGGATGGAAGGAGTATCATGCAACATTTAAAATAGACCATGGAGAGTAGTTCATCCAACATATATATCAAAATTGGAAATTTGCACGATTTGATCGAATGGTTAAAATATTCGCCTTTTCTCCTTACGATTGAAGGTTCGAATCCCGTTACAAATTTCAAAAATATTGAAAGTTTGCATGAAGATAAATTCATACATATCAACACAGTTTAAATTACCGGATAAAATTTAGGTGTGAGTCTTTAAACATTAATCTTGTAGATTTTTTAGAAAATACCATGTGTAAAATAAAATCCAATAAGCACTTAACATAATTCCCCTGATAACGGCAGACGTTAACTTCCGTTAATTTTGTATCCAAAACAAACTAAcatcaaataataaaaaaaattaaaatgttgGCCCACGTTGCCTTTTTCTCTTCAGATCAATCTCCTCCTTCTCTCTTGTCACCGCCCCATCTCTGACTCTCTCCCGTCATTCACttttttccaattaatcaaatAATCACAGCTACATCCAGTTAATTAATCGAACAGTCTAAAATTAATCGAAAATCCCGGCATATATTGCAGAGAAAGCTTTTTAATTGGGACAATAATAAGGTTGCGTTTGTCATTACCTTAATCGATTAGGTTTGATCATACATCGTCGATTGGGTCTGTGCATGACGATTAGGATGTGTCGATTGAAAAAACTTATTGATAGATCTGGTGCTAAGATGACTGAGGAGTGGAGGCGTGGCGGCGGTGGAAAGGGGGTGGAGACTTGGAGTCTATGGCGTCAAGGGTTGACCTGATAAACgttcgttatttttttttttttgacggaCGTTTATGAGCTTGTGAAGGTCAGTTAGCTTACGTGTAACTTTATTTTACACATCTCATTTTCTAAAAAAGACCTACATGACTAACACCTAAATACCATACCTAAGTTCTATCCTAAATTACCAGCACTACCATATAATATAATCATAAATAATTTCATACTTGATTACCTTAAAACTAAGTTATGCATATatatgattaattaattaattaattctgcATAGCTGTAAACAGTACAGAACATGTAGTGCTAAGGCAAATTTGTTGTAGAGAAAATACCTCTTGATATAATTTTTTCACAAATGTTATTTTCATATGTATGAAACTAATATATGATTTTTTACCAAATCtgcaaaagaaaagatatatatctAATACCAACttcaaagaaaataaagaaaaaaaaaagaatacaCACACAGACATTATTACTTTACAATgaataattattaaacaaattctAGTATACAAGTAGTAGTATTCATCatacattactagtaattaaagaaTATTTGTATACTATATACTTAATTAGTACTTTAGATTGAGAAATGTAAGCTTATTTTAAAGTCGTCCGCACTCTATGCGGCATGCCTGCTTCGTAATTCGTACGTTGCATTTATTTTAAATATAGAATCTGCTTATAAGTCAAAATGGCCTTCCtgtcaaaagaaaaagaaaaagaaaaagaaaaaggtcAAATGGCCTTAGAGCATAGAAATGGCCTTACGATGAAATAAAATATTTTTGAGAAATTTAAGAGCATGATTCGTGCAAACGTAcgcattttctgtttttattttccgCACTATGTAgatattatatatactttctcaACGTGCAATATATATGCTTCCCATAAAAAATGAATTAATATATGGCGTTGTTTTTCGGTAAAACTTACCTATGTGCAGTGAATTTTGTAATTTGGAAATCAAACTCACCCAACAAATATATAGactttttaaatattattattatttggaaatttaACGTCAGTGTTGAACAATCCAATTTCTTATATAGAATTATTTTCGGCTAGCTCTCCCTTTCAATTTGTCCAAAATCTAGTTTAGAATAGAGAAGAAAATGCTACGATTCGCAGCCATTTGGGTGCATGCATGTACAATTCTGTGTGTACAAAATGACCAAATTAATAGTAGAAAGTTTTGACTAtcttataaaaatttatattaaatttcaaCCTTCACGTGAAAATGATTTTGCTCGAGGAAAATTTATGAACAGAAAGTATCCGAGAATCGTCAATCTCATATGTACAGTTTCATTTGACAAAGACCTCAAGAAGGATGACTTGACTAATAAAGATTGTTTTCCAAAGACTTGAATGCTCAAAAATGTTACTCCCTCGGTCTATCGTCGATATATGTTTTTttagatttttatgttatataAAAAGATGacttttatatataatatagatcAAAATATATTGTATTTTTTCTTTGATCTTGTTATTTATTGTAATATCTTAAAATACATATATTAAAAGATGGAAAAAATACTAATTTATTTTAATGCCAATTAGAACACAGTCTAATCATTAAAATGTTATTTCTATGAATTCAACTATTGGGAATCGGACTTTTTGGtggattatttttattatatataaaaaaaagtactTTAGTAAAAACGAGAATACATTTctagaaaaaaaaagaaaaggctTTATGCATAGAAGACGGCTGGGTGGGTCAATTAACTTTGTAGTTGGCCCACAAACAACCACATGAAAGCCCATTGAACCCCAATCCGAGGCCTCCTGTAAGCAAAAGAAATGACTCATATGATTACTAAGACCCCGTATGGCAACAAAGTATTTTTGGACTTTTGCAGTATAAAAAAAGAGAAAAGTTACAGTTTTTTATCTAACCAAACACTCAAGTTACTTTTTCGAATCCCAACAGTACTCCAAAAGTACCTCCAAAAACTGTAACATACGGACCCTAATAGGTTTTTGTGCTTTATGACGTAATAAAGTACATTACTTGAGATATTTGATCTATGAATAATTGAATACTCATATATAGGAAGGCTTACTGATATATTGTGAAATATATCACCCTTTGAGTCGTGAAGCTCATCTCCCAAAGTCTACTCAATCATAGTCCAAGTCCAGATAGATACCCTCGTAGACTTCTATTATGGATCAATCCATACTCCAAGcggatgataaaaaaaaaaattccatatTCCAAGCTGCTCAAAGCCCAACGAGGCCCACACGAGAAAATAGTTTCATATCTCGACTAGCTCGCAAGTGTATTTTGACACAATTCATGACGAGAACAGTTTTGTGTGAGTGCGTTCGTGGTTTGCTAAATCCTCCTTGCTCCAAATAGTCTTTTGAATTTTGTGTGAGTGCGTTAGTGGTTTGCTAATCCACCTTGCTCTAAATAATTtcaaaaaacgtattttttttaataaaaaatacgTCTTTTAAAATTGTTTGGAGCAAGGTTGAGCATGCTCGAGCATTTATAAATCACAAAACGAATACACTTTAAGGATTTGGAGCGCTTATCATGTTTTGAATCTCCCATAATCGCTCTACCTCTCCTTCTACTCCTCCCATTCCACAATAAGTGTCAAAAATCACTTTTTAGATTTATTcacaaataaatataattaaaatgcCCCCTTTTTTATAAATACTTTATGAGTAAACCTAAAAGATAGTTTTTGACACTTATTGTGGAATGGAGGGAGTAAAATCTAAGATCACTCAACATCTTTACTAAATGTGTAATTTTTCTCTTCATTACATTTAATTACGTAGTAATAACTAACTTGAGTTTCTGAGAACTAACGTTCGAACATTTAATTTAGTATTTTTTTTCCTTCTCAGATCACGATCGAGTTTAGCAAGCCGAAATCAATAAGATGTGTAGAAAGGATCAGACTTGAACTATTCCATATACATCACTCGAGAATAAAGAATCAATAACTTGACACGATTTTGTTATCAGACGAAATATTTGTACAATACCTTATCCGTCAATTGATTCTATCACATTTTAATttttccaaattttttttttcttaattttTCCAATACAACTACGATCCGCTCAAATATTTCGGCCGACACTAGGCAATTCAATCATTTCTATTCAAACTTTTCTAGTAAGAATATTGTTGTCCATCAATCAATCAAAGAGTAATGACAAGCAACCATTGATAGCATCCTCTTTTCAGCTTTTTGGCACCACCGACACTTGTATGTCGATTCTGGTTGTCTCTATTGCTTTTTCGCTTTCCTTTCCTCTTATGTACCATTATTTTCATCTCTGCTTCAGTCTTCAATTCATGACCATACCATATACTGTAATGGATATATTTACTTATTCCCAATCCTAGGAAAATTCTTTGTAGTAAATTGCGTATAGGTGCTTATATGAAGCTATGGTTACTATTTCTCACAGTCAATTTACACTTACACATAACCAATTGAAATTTGTTATGATGACTAGAAAATCATCAAATGATACTTGTTTCGACACGTATGACCTAAGTAATCAAAATAAAATCCATACTATTTAAAAACGGGTGAGAAGATGTAGAACAtagaataatataaatataaaagaatCAAAATTCTTTCTATTGGACTGAAAATAATATTACAAAAGTTAaaggattaaataattaaaaaAGATAATTTTAGAGACTGCATAGCTTCATCGATATATTCTATCGATATATTGTAATACGGATCGAATTATAAATTAAATTTTATCAATGGTAAAAAATAAGAACGGTAAAAGAAAGTTCCTATCAAACCTACGTGCCTGAAAGCCATAACTAAATCCGTTAGCATATGTCCGCTCATTTTAAATGTGGAAACCGGAGCGCTCCTCCATTTCGAAACGTTGGAGCAACCAATCTTATTAATTTCGAAGCAAAATTTTGATTGCTTATCACAAATATTACACCGATAACTAGTGATTTCATTATAAATGAACATAAAATTTTATTTTACATATACTATCTCTATCCGTACCTAATTAATTGTCGATTTTTTTAATCCATAATTAATTAGAGGAGTATGCGAGTAATTTAGAAGGATGAGGCTATCAAATTATACATTCTAAAAGTCAAACTTGACTTATCATATTGCCATGATTTGTTTACTTCTTTCTGTTGCCCCCTTAGCTAAATGGGGCATCCACACGTAATAAGGACATCTACTTTCAATTTTGGGTTCGAAATTTCGCCACATCATCAACAATAAGATAATAAAATAAAATGTTAGAATTTATTAAAATTTGATCTCATATATTTTATGATATAGTCTCAAATTTTTCTTTATaacattaaaataaaaataaattatatagtttaattgtttttaaattaatttgttatatttttcCTTTATAATATATGACACTAGCAgtatatatgtaatataaatatattattatattttagcagTATGTAATATAAGGATATAATGGATATTATTGTCTTCGATTTATTTCATCCATTAGTTTAATTATGACTGTTTTTTTGGGATTAAACATTAATATCTTGTCTAACGTCATTCTCCTGATTCTCCTGCTTATATAAGAGTAAAAAATCAGTCGTACAGCTAAAGTTGTTTACgtttgaaaaaaaattaattgGTGTAGATGTTACCATTAGaatgtattattaattaaaaattgatATTGATTAGTTAAATATAATTTAGGATTGGTTCTGGAAAGAGGGTCAGAGGGAAAAATTTTAATTTTTGAATTCCAACTCAAGCCCCAATATTTTGGACAATACAAGATAAGTCTTcaaaatagatataaatatataatttatatgttaaaatttatatttattttgagaGAAAAAAATATAATGTTTGACTCTCGTAACGAAGATGGTATAAAAAGACATCATTCTCAATCTCAATTATCAGAACGAATAAACTCTCCATCAACCcttaattattttttatatataatgcaAATTTGAGCTAAAAAATTTATAACAATCCAAAAGTCGTCCAAATAAATGGCTTGTTAATTGTACTGGGTAGCCGAGAAGAAGACACTTCAACTCTCAATCAATTGCAAAAAAAGAAAGACTTACTTAAAAACTGAGACCTCAAAAAATTGATCTCTTAGCCTGTGGTGCAAAGACAAGACTACAGTACTCGTAAAAAGATTGACAAATTGGTTTGTTGATTGTCATAAATAATTTTACAGAATGAGAAGAACTCGTTTAATGCAAGAAATCCTAGAACTCTCATTTTCAAATTTTGTCTCCTAACATCTGTTTTACATTACTCCATCCATCCCATTTTTCATTTTATCTCAAAATAGATGACTTTCATATAATGTAAAATATTCTCTTTCATCTTGTTCTTTGCACGAATAGCTTAAAAATCAGGTACAGAGAGACGGAGGGAATATTCCCACACAAGAACTAGATATCAACAATCTGAGACAGCCTTATTCGAAAAGGGAAATTCAAAACTATTAAAAGCACATCAAAGCAAACTGGGGTTGATCCTTTTGTATGTCGTCTAATCAAGTCAAGTATAAAATAAGTATATCGTATAAGTACTTTCTAAACAATTCTCTGAATAGCATAATCTTCAATCAAATGTCTCCCATTTTGTTGTCTCCACAAATGGATTATAAGAATGCATTGGCTGCTGCTGCTTTTGATTCGGTAAAGGACGAATCGGAATTTCCTGTTTGCGTCGGTTCCTGCTTGCCTTTGAGATTTGTATCTTTAGCTTATCTAGACTTTCAATGCATTCTTGAGCTCTCCTCTCCTACATTGCAAAATTTAATTTGGCTACTCAGTCAGAGGAACTGAAAATAATTTTAAGTGACTTTTCATCCATCTAGCTCTAAATACCCTTAAGAAGTCGTTTTTTTACTATAAATGCCAAAAAATCATGCATTTGAGGGTGTCTAGAGAATGTCGGACATACACAAAACAGACACCTCCAAAATGTCCAAATACCTGCATTCTCTTTTGCGATTTTAAATCTCCATCAACAATCAAAGAGTCCAATTCAACTAATTTTGTCATTAGGGTTCCAGTTAAATTATCCACGTCCATCTCCTTCACTTTACGTCCTTCACAAGAAGCCTTTTCTAATGCTGCAACCTatcaaaaaaatcattttttttttagtAATTTGTAAAAATGGAatcttaaaaaataataaaaacccaATTTCGATATTTACCTGGGGAGGGACTTTGTCTAATTCCAAACGGATTCCAGAAATTATTTTTGATGCTTTTTCGATCTTAGCATTCTTTATCTTCTCCAGGCGTCGTCTTTCCTTGCTAGCAATGTCCTCGACTAAGACAATCTTAGATCCATCTTTCACCCTGGATACATCTAGAAATGCCTTTGAATCTCTCTCTTTGTCGTTATATATCAATTTCTGTTCTTCAGGATGTAATCCAGTATGAACAGATATCATCTTCTTCAACTCCCCTGCAAATTTCATTCATAAATTTGATTATTACTAACTGATTATATAATACTCCCACCGTCCCTAATTAATCGTATAGAAAATGCGACAGTTAATTAGGGACAAAGCTAGTCATTAACAAAAACGGAAAAAAAAGGAGAAATTATTTGAATCACCAAAGCTTGCTTGAGGACTAATACGAATTTCATTGTAGGAAGAGCCATATTTGATTCGAAGTCTAATTGATGGAATTGGAATAGGCGGAGAATTGGGAATCGAATCTCGTTTTTGAACTAACATTCCTCCTGGTCTAATTTCCATGTCTTTATCTCCTTTGTTAACAGAACTCTTCTTCTTCATCGAAGAAAAAATCCCTTTTTTACCCTCCATTTTCATAGGCTCCATCATGTTATTACCTGTCTTTGAGAACACCCCAGATgaaaaaaatacaaactttttttttaatttttcaatACCCCATATGATTGATTTGTATAGACAATACTCTGAAACCAAATTGGGGAAAACAGAGTATGAGTCAACAACACTCTCTAGACTTGGTAATAACGAAACAGAGACAATTGAATCATCGGAAGACAAAACAGGAAGTGAGACTGAACTAGTAAATTTTTTTTTCAACGAAGAATCTAATCTAATGAGGATATATAGAGAAAAGGAAAAACAGAGAAAAAATGGCGATTTGAGGGAATTGGCAACTGAGAAAAGTAGTTATAGTAGTAATAGTGAAGGAGACAAATCAGGAAGCGTTTGTATTTGTAGGAGTTATGGAAAATCAACTGCTATTCTATCAGACTTTTTTTTTTCCTCCATGTGCAGTTCTGGGGTGTTTCTATCGACACGCTGCAGATTTGCTAGATTCACACTTTATAAATATTTGTTCTAGAAGAAAAGACAGTGTTACCCTTTTCATCCCTGATTATCGGGAAAGGGTTGAGGAAAAAAGAATGGGTAAAATTGTCATTTTAGGGAGACAAAACTTTGAAGGCACAAATTATCGGCGTGCTAATAAATACAACCGCAATTCTGACGTCACAGTTAATGGTCAATCATATACTCCCTTCATTTTATATTATTTGTccaaatatattttttaaaatttaaaatattttttttatttataaaatcaatataaatatttattatattatattatttttcatCTTATAATTTTTTATGATAATTTAAATATTTAGtggaattaaataaaaaataattattaaaaataatataaaattggaTTTTTGGATAGAGTGAATAATAGAGTACTTTAGGAAcaaattattataaaataaaataaaaatcaggTAGGGTATTatcaaaaaataaaactaaaatctgATGATGGGGTTATTCCAGTTTGGTAAGAAATCTTTTATGTTGAAAAGGAGGACATGAATCTGCAGCCAGTTGGCATTTGTCTGTTTGCCACCATATTAGATGTCTTGTTTTTTTTATTGTAGAAAATAAAAAAAGGagaataaatatttattttagACAAGAATATAAGAGAATAAATATGATTATAGTttgttaaaatattaattatttttaaagttGCCAAGTTTATAGGAGCACAAAACTATACTAAAGAAATTTAGATTTTCCTTATAAACCAAAAATTGAAAGCCATTCTTTTGGCAAAAAATCTCAATGTACTTGAAAACGACCTAATTGAAAGCCACCCATGTGATACACGAGCAAAGGTGAAAAGGGGGAAAAGTACCAATGAAAcgcaaaattgaaaaataaaattctAAAATGTTCAAGACATGTAACACTCATTTACCAAGCCCAGATTTTATTTTTGAACTCATTCTCCATGAACTCGTTGAACTCATTAAACAAAAATGTGAACTTATTAAACAAAAATATGAATGGTATTGATGAATTCAATAATTTCACGGAAGAATGAGTTCCTTGATCATTGCTGCACCAAGTCAAACTTCAAATTCTTCAACAAGTAATAATTGAACATCACATATCATAAAACACAGAAGAAGCATTTGTTGGGGGTAATGTTTTCAATCCGGCCAGTTCCAAAGATCATATTAAATTACCAAGGCTCAGGTAGCAACATACATAAAATCTTGGTCAATCAtggaaaaaattattattttgaattcTTGCTTCATCACTGATCTTTCCTAGCTTTCGATTTCGAAGGTCTTGAAGGTTTGATGATGGAACCCAGGATGATTAAGAGAATCGGAAACAACTGTTCCGATATAATACACGCTTCCATATGACGCAAGTGTTTCATGCAAGCTCAAAACCTGTGCCACAATACAATCACATTAACAATAGTCGAATTTCAActtccatgagagaattcagagaGAGAGAGACTGACCATAAAACCAACGCATGAGTAATTGAGCACCATAACCGTATAAGCAAAATTTGAGAATGTTAATAAATTCCGAACAAGAGACAGAGATGGAGGAACGGCCTGCTGCCATCTATAAATAACTGCACGAAAACGAGAAATGGAGAGTCAAAAAGAGGACATAGCATCAGTATCCATCATAATTCAGTGCCAAGATGCTAGTTTAGATACCTTTTGAACCAGCAATAAACAAAGCTGACTGGACAAAGAATATGATGTACCCTGGATAAAGTCCCTGCAGTTTGAAGAAGGCGATAAAGATGTGTTAGCTTGAAACATAAAGTTAACAGTGTTGTAGGAGAAAAATGAAAATCATGACATTCTTGCAGGTAACTAAAATAATGCAGGAAAGTGGCACATGTCAAGAACGATCCAGCAATCAGGTAGCAGCTAAACATCAAGAAAAAAGGCCACCTCTTTTATTTGTTATGGCCAGAGATCCCATGGTTTGCTTTGAGAGTGTTGCAATACAGATCAACAAAAGAACGATCATgttcagaaagaaaaattataacagAGACTCACATGCCAAACAGCACTTATAGTCTGTGTAACCAGCAATTGGAAGAAACCAGGCCTCTTTCCCTTCTGGACAAGCCTGTCGTAAACATCTGTGGAACAGAATACATTACACAAACGTATtataaagaagaaaagaaaatacaTTTTTTGCTTTCAGAAAATTAAATGTTTACGACCAGCTAAAGAAAAACCATCAGCCACCACTCAGCTATGCTCCAATACCATGACCAGAAGCCATAAACTTTAAGCTAAGGATAACTTTCCATTACAACTCCAAACCTAGGAAGAAAATGTATTGGACACTTGAAGCTAGAAAGACTTACAGTGTCGAAGCCAGGTGCTGACTTGTATGTTCCAAACAAGAGGCAGCTCAGCTGAACTCTTTGCAAACTCAACACCTAGTATATCAACATTTTTGGCACGATCCCATTTTGCCTTTGGCGGAGATGATTCTGTCCAGCCACTGAAACCCAGTCCAGAAATAATAAGAGAAGCCTCTGAAATTGACCAGATAAAATAATA includes the following:
- the LOC139883244 gene encoding BAG family molecular chaperone regulator 1-like, coding for MEPMKMEGKKGIFSSMKKKSSVNKGDKDMEIRPGGMLVQKRDSIPNSPPIPIPSIRLRIKYGSSYNEIRISPQASFGELKKMISVHTGLHPEEQKLIYNDKERDSKAFLDVSRVKDGSKIVLVEDIASKERRRLEKIKNAKIEKASKIISGIRLELDKVPPQVAALEKASCEGRKVKEMDVDNLTGTLMTKLVELDSLIVDGDLKSQKRMQERRAQECIESLDKLKIQISKASRNRRKQEIPIRPLPNQKQQQPMHSYNPFVETTKWETFD